The following coding sequences are from one Leptospira mayottensis 200901116 window:
- a CDS encoding glycosyltransferase family 4 protein: protein MRICIVVDDYLPGSIKVAAKMMHELALEFVSRNHEVTVVTPGADLPVPFRLDELDQVKVLRFRSGPIKNISKLKRLINEALLSQRSWKSLKNYLTSNPHDYIIYYSPSIFWFGLVRKLKRIWRAPAYLILRDLFPQWVIDSGLIHKYSPLTFFLRYCEMKSYRVADAIAVQSPKNMEWFSKKFPEFKNIQLLYNWATDSTLVLNQGNFYRKRLNLEDKIVFFYGGNIGQAQDMRNILHLAKRMQRNQEAHFLLVGAGDEFDLVKKTLYSESISNVTLLDSVSQEEYKKMLSEFDVGLFTLSAKHQTHNFPGKILEYMRQRKPILGSVNSGNDLQEVIHSAGAGFVSISGQDELFYENAFKFLNPKVREECGENSAVLLKQKFSVDLAADAILKSYQSF, encoded by the coding sequence ATGAGAATTTGCATCGTCGTAGATGATTATCTTCCGGGTAGTATCAAGGTTGCTGCGAAGATGATGCATGAACTGGCGCTGGAGTTTGTTTCGAGAAATCATGAAGTTACCGTTGTCACTCCGGGGGCTGATCTACCTGTTCCGTTTCGTCTGGACGAATTGGATCAAGTCAAAGTTCTTCGTTTTCGTTCTGGTCCGATTAAGAATATTTCGAAACTCAAAAGATTGATAAACGAAGCTTTACTTTCGCAGAGATCTTGGAAATCATTAAAGAATTATCTTACCTCGAACCCGCACGATTATATAATCTATTATTCTCCTTCGATTTTTTGGTTCGGTCTGGTTCGAAAATTGAAACGGATTTGGAGAGCCCCTGCCTATTTAATTCTTAGGGATTTATTTCCGCAGTGGGTAATTGATAGCGGCTTGATCCATAAATATTCTCCCTTAACGTTCTTTTTGAGATATTGCGAAATGAAAAGCTATAGAGTTGCAGATGCGATCGCAGTTCAATCGCCTAAAAACATGGAATGGTTTTCTAAAAAGTTTCCGGAATTTAAAAATATTCAACTTCTTTACAATTGGGCTACTGACTCAACCTTGGTATTGAATCAAGGAAATTTTTATCGCAAAAGATTGAATTTAGAAGATAAGATCGTTTTTTTTTACGGTGGAAATATCGGCCAGGCGCAGGATATGAGAAATATTTTGCACCTTGCGAAACGAATGCAGCGTAACCAAGAGGCGCATTTTTTGTTAGTAGGGGCCGGGGATGAATTTGATTTGGTGAAGAAAACGTTGTATTCAGAAAGTATTTCGAATGTAACTTTGCTCGATTCTGTTTCTCAAGAAGAATATAAGAAAATGCTATCGGAATTCGACGTGGGTCTGTTTACTCTCAGTGCAAAACATCAAACCCACAACTTTCCGGGCAAAATACTCGAATATATGCGTCAAAGAAAGCCGATTTTAGGGTCCGTGAATTCTGGGAATGATTTACAAGAGGTTATTCATTCTGCAGGAGCGGGTTTTGTTTCCATATCAGGACAGGATGAACTGTTCTATGAAAATGCATTCAAATTTTTGAATCCGAAAGTTCGTGAAGAATGCGGCGAAAATTCCGCAGTTTTATTAAAACAAAAATTTTCCGTAGATTTGGCTGCTGATGCGATTTTAAAGTCCTATCAAAGCTTCTAA
- the wecB gene encoding non-hydrolyzing UDP-N-acetylglucosamine 2-epimerase — MFKVMTIVGTRPELIKMSRVIAELDRNFKHILVHSGQNYDYELNQVFFEDLEIRKPDHFLNAAGESAAATIAQVLLKADEVFEKEKPDALLLYGDTNTCLAVISAKRRKIPIFHMEAGNRCFDQRVPEELNRKVVDHLSDINLVLTEHARRYLLAEGIKPETIIKTGSHMDEVLKYYKAKIEKSDILEKIKLEKYKFFIVSFHREENVDTIENLKRLLESLNVICEEYGLPVIVSTHPRTRKRLEDFKEVEMNPLITFLKPFGFFDYVQLQMSAFCILSDSGTITEEASLLDLPAVTIRNTHERLEGMDVGTLIMSGLSKERILESVRIVVGQYRAGIRHYRVVDDYSAGQVSKKIVSIVQSYTDYINRTVWHKS; from the coding sequence ATGTTTAAGGTAATGACTATCGTAGGCACTAGACCGGAACTCATTAAAATGAGTCGGGTCATTGCTGAATTGGATCGAAATTTCAAACATATATTGGTTCATTCTGGCCAAAACTACGACTACGAACTCAATCAAGTGTTTTTTGAAGATTTAGAAATCCGTAAGCCCGATCATTTCTTAAATGCAGCCGGGGAATCCGCGGCTGCAACGATTGCTCAAGTGCTTTTGAAGGCGGATGAAGTTTTTGAAAAAGAAAAACCGGACGCTTTGCTTTTATACGGAGATACGAATACTTGTCTTGCGGTAATTTCCGCCAAACGAAGAAAGATTCCCATATTTCATATGGAGGCGGGAAATCGCTGTTTCGATCAAAGGGTTCCGGAAGAGTTGAATCGTAAAGTTGTGGATCATCTGAGTGATATCAACCTTGTCTTAACGGAGCATGCAAGAAGATATCTTTTGGCGGAAGGAATCAAACCTGAAACAATTATCAAAACCGGATCTCATATGGACGAGGTTCTTAAATATTACAAGGCAAAGATCGAAAAATCAGATATTTTAGAAAAAATTAAATTAGAAAAATATAAATTCTTTATAGTTAGTTTTCATAGGGAAGAAAATGTGGATACGATAGAAAATCTAAAAAGGCTATTGGAATCTTTGAATGTAATTTGTGAGGAATACGGCCTGCCAGTAATCGTTTCCACACATCCCAGAACTCGCAAAAGATTGGAGGATTTCAAAGAAGTTGAAATGAATCCTTTGATAACCTTCTTAAAACCGTTTGGATTTTTCGATTATGTTCAATTACAGATGTCTGCGTTTTGTATTCTCTCCGATAGCGGAACGATAACGGAAGAAGCGTCTTTACTTGACCTTCCCGCAGTTACCATTCGGAATACTCATGAACGTCTGGAAGGGATGGACGTCGGCACTCTCATAATGAGCGGGCTCTCAAAAGAGAGAATTCTTGAATCCGTTCGAATTGTAGTGGGTCAATATAGGGCCGGTATTAGGCATTATCGAGTAGTTGACGATTATTCTGCCGGACAGGTTTCTAAAAAGATCGTCTCCATCGTTCAAAGTTATACGGATTATATCAATCGAACCGTATGGCATAAAAGTTAA
- a CDS encoding polysaccharide biosynthesis protein yields MFNNKILMITGGTGSFGNTVLKRFLGTNVKEIRIFSRDEKKQEDMRISLSNEKVKFYIGDVRDYDSIFQSTIGVDYIFHAAALKQVPSCEFYPMEAIKTNVIGTENVLNAAIANQVQKVVLLSTDKAVYPINAMGISKAMAEKLLVAKSRTIPEGRTILCATRYGNVMASRGSVIPLFIEQIKKNISLTVTDPHMTRFLMSLEDSVDLVLYAFNHGQQGDIFIQKSPASTVQDLAEALIGIFKKENSISIIGTRHGEKLYESLVSREEMAKAEDMGRYYRIPADNRDLNYNKYFVEGEQKVSQLDDYTSHNTKRLNVPEIKELLLKLDYIQEKLNV; encoded by the coding sequence ATGTTTAATAATAAAATACTGATGATCACCGGCGGGACCGGCTCTTTCGGGAATACGGTTTTAAAACGTTTTTTGGGAACCAATGTAAAAGAAATACGTATCTTTAGCAGGGATGAAAAAAAACAAGAGGATATGCGAATATCCTTATCGAATGAAAAAGTAAAGTTCTATATCGGAGACGTAAGAGACTACGACAGTATCTTTCAGTCGACTATCGGAGTCGATTATATCTTTCACGCGGCCGCATTAAAACAGGTCCCGTCCTGTGAATTTTACCCTATGGAGGCGATTAAAACAAACGTAATTGGAACCGAAAACGTTCTCAATGCGGCCATTGCGAATCAAGTACAAAAGGTTGTACTATTAAGCACGGATAAAGCGGTTTACCCGATTAACGCAATGGGGATTTCCAAAGCGATGGCTGAAAAATTATTAGTGGCAAAATCGCGAACTATCCCGGAAGGGAGAACGATTCTGTGTGCGACTCGGTATGGAAATGTTATGGCTTCTAGAGGTTCTGTGATTCCTCTTTTTATAGAGCAAATTAAAAAAAATATATCGTTAACCGTAACTGATCCGCATATGACGCGCTTTTTAATGTCTTTAGAGGATTCGGTGGATTTGGTATTATACGCATTCAATCACGGACAACAAGGGGATATATTTATACAAAAGTCTCCCGCCTCCACGGTTCAGGATTTGGCGGAAGCGCTTATTGGAATATTCAAAAAAGAGAATAGCATTTCAATTATAGGAACCAGACACGGAGAAAAACTTTACGAGTCCTTGGTTTCCAGAGAAGAAATGGCCAAAGCCGAGGACATGGGACGTTACTATCGAATTCCGGCGGATAACCGAGACTTAAATTACAATAAGTATTTTGTGGAAGGCGAACAAAAAGTTTCGCAACTCGACGATTATACTTCTCACAATACGAAACGATTGAATGTTCCGGAAATTAAAGAACTTTTACTTAAATTGGATTACATTCAAGAGAAATTGAATGTTTAA
- a CDS encoding AglZ/HisF2 family acetamidino modification protein encodes MLRPRIIPVLLLQENGLVKTIQFGDERYIGDPLNAVRIFNEKEADELAVLDISASKEGKEPNYRLIERLANECRMPLCYGGGIKDLDQANRILSFGVEKIIVSSLAIENPEMISTMATYLGSQSVVVAIDFKKAMLSRRYEVMIHNGTKKTGKHLEDLVKEVIELGAGEIILNSIDRDGTMAGYEIEIIKKIQSICKIPITVLGGAGSLDHIKNLIQELGIIGVAAGSLFVYKGVHKAVLINYPNGTDKEALFP; translated from the coding sequence ATGTTAAGACCCAGAATCATACCCGTATTGTTGTTACAAGAGAATGGATTGGTCAAAACGATCCAATTCGGCGACGAAAGATATATCGGTGACCCATTGAATGCCGTAAGGATTTTTAATGAAAAAGAAGCCGATGAACTTGCGGTTTTAGATATCTCCGCCAGCAAAGAAGGAAAGGAACCTAATTATCGTCTAATCGAACGTTTGGCGAATGAATGCAGAATGCCTTTGTGTTACGGTGGTGGAATTAAGGATTTGGACCAGGCGAATCGAATTTTGAGTTTTGGTGTGGAAAAAATAATTGTAAGTTCACTCGCAATCGAAAATCCGGAAATGATCTCCACTATGGCCACCTACTTGGGAAGTCAGAGTGTGGTCGTAGCAATCGACTTTAAAAAAGCGATGTTATCGAGAAGATACGAAGTGATGATTCATAACGGAACTAAAAAAACTGGAAAACATCTTGAGGATTTGGTGAAAGAAGTTATCGAATTGGGCGCAGGTGAAATCATACTCAATTCCATTGATCGCGACGGAACTATGGCCGGTTATGAGATCGAGATCATCAAAAAGATTCAAAGTATCTGTAAGATTCCGATTACGGTTTTAGGCGGAGCGGGTTCGCTGGATCACATCAAAAATCTAATTCAGGAACTTGGAATTATCGGCGTAGCTGCGGGAAGTCTTTTTGTTTATAAAGGAGTACATAAGGCGGTTTTAATCAACTATCCAAATGGAACGGATAAAGAAGCGTTATTTCCCTGA
- a CDS encoding NAD-dependent 4,6-dehydratase LegB, producing MKKILVTGADGFIGSHLTEALVRSGFEVKAFVYYNSFNTWGWLDYCSSDVRGKFEIFTGDVRDPNGVRTAMKGIDAVLHLAALIGIPYSYHSPDTYVDTNIKGTLNVLQAARDLNLSKVIHTSTSEVYGTAQFVPITEEHPLKGQSPYSASKIGADQLAYSFYSSFSTPVIIVRPFNTYGPRQSARAIIPTVITQLLSGKTKIQLGSTSPTRDFNFVTDTVNGFISALKSKQGFGEVINIGNGFEISVGDTVKLIASILDKEVEIVSDVNRIRPEKSEVERLWSSNQKAKDLFGWQPAYSGLEGFKRGLTETIEWFRYPENLKSYKAEVYNV from the coding sequence TTGAAAAAAATTTTAGTTACCGGCGCCGACGGTTTTATAGGTTCACATCTTACAGAGGCTTTGGTTAGATCGGGATTCGAAGTCAAAGCTTTCGTTTATTATAATTCTTTTAACACTTGGGGTTGGTTGGATTATTGTTCCAGCGACGTCAGGGGTAAATTCGAAATTTTTACGGGTGACGTTCGCGACCCAAACGGAGTCAGAACCGCGATGAAGGGAATTGACGCCGTTCTGCACTTGGCAGCTCTTATTGGTATTCCTTATTCCTATCATTCTCCGGATACGTATGTCGACACGAATATTAAAGGAACGTTGAATGTTCTGCAAGCGGCAAGGGATCTAAATTTAAGCAAAGTCATTCATACTTCTACGAGCGAAGTTTATGGTACGGCCCAGTTTGTTCCCATTACGGAAGAACATCCTCTGAAGGGACAGTCTCCGTATTCTGCAAGTAAAATCGGCGCCGATCAACTGGCTTATTCGTTTTATTCCTCTTTTTCAACACCGGTCATCATCGTTCGACCATTCAATACATACGGTCCCAGGCAGTCGGCAAGGGCCATCATTCCGACGGTCATTACTCAGTTGCTCAGTGGAAAAACAAAGATTCAATTGGGTTCTACGAGTCCAACCCGTGATTTTAACTTTGTAACGGACACCGTGAACGGTTTTATTAGCGCCTTAAAATCCAAACAAGGTTTTGGAGAGGTGATCAATATCGGAAATGGATTTGAAATTTCTGTTGGAGATACAGTGAAGCTGATCGCAAGTATTTTAGACAAGGAAGTTGAGATCGTATCCGATGTTAATCGAATACGACCCGAAAAAAGTGAAGTGGAGAGGCTCTGGTCTTCCAATCAGAAAGCGAAAGATTTGTTTGGTTGGCAACCGGCCTACAGTGGGTTAGAAGGATTTAAACGCGGTCTTACTGAAACCATTGAGTGGTTTCGATATCCTGAAAATTTAAAGAGTTATAAGGCAGAGGTCTACAATGTCTAA
- the hisH gene encoding imidazole glycerol phosphate synthase subunit HisH, which yields MIGILDYGVGNLKAFANVLKGLNFHHQIVKTEQELKGCAKIIMPGVGSFDSVMDKLIESGIRDVLSDLIINKKIPILGVCVGMQILASSSEEGSKSGLGWIGGRVKKFNFDRSDSSLAIPQIGWNEVNSTRENTLLKNLEKNPRFYFLHSYYIECEDKKDVIAMANYGGDFACAVNRENIYGTQFHPEKSHHNGVALIRNFASL from the coding sequence GTGATTGGAATTTTAGACTACGGAGTCGGGAACTTAAAGGCTTTTGCGAACGTTCTCAAAGGTTTGAATTTTCATCATCAGATCGTTAAAACCGAACAGGAACTAAAAGGTTGTGCAAAAATCATTATGCCGGGTGTGGGTTCGTTCGATAGCGTGATGGATAAGTTGATCGAATCGGGCATTCGGGACGTGCTTTCCGATTTAATAATCAACAAAAAAATTCCTATACTAGGCGTTTGTGTGGGAATGCAAATTTTAGCTTCCTCCAGCGAAGAGGGTAGTAAATCGGGTCTAGGTTGGATTGGGGGAAGAGTGAAAAAGTTCAACTTTGATCGATCCGATTCCTCTCTTGCCATTCCTCAAATAGGTTGGAACGAAGTTAACTCTACGAGAGAAAATACGTTACTGAAAAATTTGGAGAAGAATCCTCGTTTCTATTTCTTACATTCATATTATATAGAATGCGAGGACAAGAAAGATGTGATTGCGATGGCGAACTATGGAGGGGATTTTGCATGTGCGGTGAATCGCGAAAATATCTACGGAACTCAGTTTCATCCCGAAAAAAGTCACCACAATGGAGTCGCCTTGATTCGTAATTTTGCAAGTTTATAA
- a CDS encoding NAD-dependent epimerase/dehydratase family protein, whose product MIDVLVSGASGFIGQPLVEKFRNQGLSVCALDRKMGDVCDPLTWSKLPETKSVVHLAGQTYVPDSWKDIRSFINSNVMGTQNALDYALKYDAQFVFISAYLYGKPEKIPISETHRIAPNNPYALSKHLAEQVCEFYSKFKNMNIKVLRLFNVYGPRQREDFLIPTILKQIKTKKEVRVLDLAPKRDFIYLEDVLNSISSALFPITGFHKFNIGSGVSYSVQEVISIAQEIAHTNLPVLSEFKERKEEISNVVADISKAKEVLGWEPIWSFRNGLAEILKVL is encoded by the coding sequence ATGATTGATGTGTTGGTATCAGGAGCATCCGGCTTTATTGGGCAACCTTTAGTCGAAAAATTTCGAAACCAGGGTTTATCCGTTTGTGCGCTTGATCGAAAGATGGGGGACGTGTGCGATCCTTTGACTTGGTCAAAATTGCCTGAAACAAAATCCGTTGTTCATTTGGCGGGCCAAACATATGTACCCGATAGTTGGAAAGATATTCGTTCGTTTATCAACTCCAACGTAATGGGCACTCAGAATGCACTGGATTACGCCCTTAAATACGATGCACAATTCGTATTTATCAGCGCCTATTTGTATGGGAAACCCGAAAAAATTCCGATTTCTGAAACTCATAGAATCGCGCCGAACAATCCGTATGCTTTGTCTAAACATCTGGCGGAGCAGGTCTGCGAGTTTTATTCTAAATTTAAAAATATGAATATTAAGGTTTTAAGATTATTTAATGTTTACGGTCCGAGACAAAGGGAGGATTTTTTAATCCCGACAATTCTTAAACAGATTAAAACCAAGAAGGAAGTTCGTGTTTTGGATCTAGCACCTAAAAGGGATTTTATTTATTTGGAGGACGTCTTGAACTCGATTTCCTCCGCTTTATTTCCTATTACCGGTTTTCACAAGTTCAATATCGGTTCTGGAGTTTCTTATTCGGTGCAGGAAGTCATTTCCATCGCTCAGGAGATAGCTCATACGAATTTACCGGTTTTATCGGAATTCAAAGAAAGAAAGGAGGAAATTTCCAATGTCGTAGCCGACATTTCCAAAGCAAAAGAAGTGTTAGGATGGGAACCGATTTGGTCATTTCGAAACGGGTTGGCCGAAATATTGAAAGTTCTCTGA
- a CDS encoding glycosyltransferase family 4 protein has protein sequence MKVLYIAPLPPPINGHSLVSKEFYDSIVSEHNVEVINLRKQSLKEGMDSIQRVVEILKVLVRTFFKKSKTDAIYFTISESLAGNLKDVLIYMICFNLLPKMYIHLHGGSLKRLLFDKYPWVFRFNRFFIKRVGGVILSGDSHLEIFRDYVDRKKISIIPNFAQDYLFLPEKAIRRKFEQPNPIRLLFISNMIPLKGYLILLEGFLSLKSDLQKKYVLEFAGRFDTEEEKSIFEERIEGKKNIRYYGLIDDEKKKELFEKTHIFCLPTMFFEGQPISILEAYAAGCAVITTGQSGILDIFTDQINGFQIQENSPESITKILSDLLVKQKNLLKIALYNNQSAVEKYRVGIYTSNLKNVIGL, from the coding sequence ATGAAAGTTTTATATATTGCTCCTTTGCCGCCTCCGATCAACGGTCATTCCCTGGTCAGTAAGGAATTTTATGACAGTATTGTTTCCGAACATAACGTCGAAGTGATTAATCTTAGGAAACAAAGTCTGAAGGAAGGAATGGATTCCATACAAAGGGTTGTTGAAATTTTAAAGGTTTTAGTTCGAACTTTTTTTAAAAAGTCGAAAACGGACGCCATATACTTTACAATTTCTGAATCTCTTGCGGGAAACTTAAAGGATGTTTTGATTTATATGATCTGTTTTAATCTGCTTCCGAAGATGTACATTCATCTTCACGGTGGGAGTTTAAAAAGGCTTTTGTTTGATAAATATCCTTGGGTATTTAGATTCAATCGATTTTTTATCAAAAGAGTGGGTGGAGTGATTCTTTCCGGGGATTCCCATTTGGAAATTTTCCGAGATTATGTGGATCGGAAAAAAATTTCAATCATCCCCAATTTTGCTCAAGACTATTTATTTCTTCCAGAAAAAGCAATTCGACGAAAGTTTGAACAGCCAAATCCAATTCGATTATTATTTATCAGTAATATGATTCCTTTGAAGGGATATTTGATATTACTTGAAGGTTTTCTATCATTGAAATCTGATCTTCAAAAAAAATACGTGCTTGAATTTGCTGGAAGATTTGACACAGAAGAGGAAAAGTCGATTTTCGAGGAAAGAATTGAAGGCAAAAAGAACATTCGATATTACGGTTTGATTGATGATGAGAAGAAGAAGGAATTATTCGAAAAAACGCATATTTTTTGTCTACCAACAATGTTTTTTGAAGGCCAGCCGATTTCCATTTTAGAAGCGTATGCCGCAGGTTGCGCGGTGATTACAACCGGTCAGAGTGGAATTTTAGATATTTTTACAGATCAAATAAACGGATTTCAAATTCAGGAAAATTCACCCGAGTCAATTACGAAGATTCTTTCGGATTTACTCGTAAAGCAAAAGAATCTTTTAAAAATTGCTTTGTATAATAATCAATCGGCTGTTGAAAAATATAGAGTCGGTATTTATACTTCCAATCTTAAGAATGTGATCGGTTTGTGA
- a CDS encoding N-acetyl sugar amidotransferase, with protein sequence MQNSKEIIVCKSCVMDTTDPNITFNEKGICNHCLNFFQNIKPEWDKKLSNPSLLQEMIDKVKLAGKGKEYDCILGISGGVDSSYLAYLAKKKFGLRPLLFHVDAGWNSQEAVNNIEKIVDGLKLDLITEVVNWEEMKDLQLSFFKAGVPHLDTPQDHVFFASLYNYCAKHGFHYILNGGNYSTECIREPLEWHYHASDLRQLKDIHKKFGKRKLKTFPLAGIFKYKIYYRIFKRLKVVQPLNYVPYTKEEAIRELETKFGWQRYSHKHYESRFTKFYEGYWLPNKFGYDKRKAHYSSLILTNQKMREDALKEIGQTPYDQLSISKDFDYIASKLDITREELERLEKLENKSYRDYKSTSGLISLGTKIFRMLGIEKRIIQ encoded by the coding sequence ATGCAAAATTCAAAAGAGATTATAGTGTGTAAGAGTTGTGTAATGGACACTACCGATCCAAATATAACATTCAACGAAAAGGGTATTTGTAATCATTGTTTGAACTTTTTTCAAAATATCAAACCCGAATGGGATAAAAAACTAAGTAACCCCTCTTTACTTCAGGAGATGATAGACAAGGTCAAGTTGGCCGGTAAGGGCAAGGAATATGATTGTATCCTTGGTATAAGTGGAGGTGTGGATAGTTCTTACTTAGCCTACTTAGCAAAGAAAAAATTCGGTCTAAGACCTCTTTTGTTTCATGTGGACGCGGGTTGGAATTCTCAAGAAGCGGTTAATAATATCGAAAAGATAGTCGATGGATTGAAATTGGACCTAATCACTGAAGTGGTAAATTGGGAAGAGATGAAAGACTTACAGTTGTCTTTTTTTAAGGCAGGCGTTCCTCACTTAGATACTCCGCAAGATCATGTCTTTTTTGCCTCACTCTACAATTATTGCGCAAAGCACGGGTTTCATTATATTTTAAACGGCGGAAACTATTCCACCGAATGTATACGGGAACCTTTGGAATGGCACTATCACGCTTCGGATTTAAGACAGTTGAAGGATATTCATAAAAAATTTGGAAAAAGAAAGCTAAAGACCTTTCCTTTGGCGGGGATATTCAAATATAAAATATACTATAGAATATTCAAAAGATTGAAAGTTGTTCAGCCATTGAATTACGTTCCCTATACCAAAGAAGAAGCCATTCGAGAACTTGAAACCAAATTCGGTTGGCAGAGATACAGTCATAAACACTACGAATCCAGATTCACAAAATTTTATGAAGGATATTGGCTGCCGAATAAGTTCGGGTACGATAAAAGAAAAGCCCATTATTCAAGTCTGATTTTGACCAATCAAAAAATGCGGGAAGATGCTTTGAAAGAAATCGGTCAAACGCCGTATGATCAACTTTCCATTTCTAAGGATTTCGACTATATCGCTTCCAAATTGGATATCACAAGAGAGGAACTAGAGAGATTGGAAAAGTTGGAAAATAAATCCTATAGAGACTATAAATCCACAAGCGGTTTGATCAGTCTTGGAACTAAAATTTTTAGAATGCTTGGGATCGAAAAAAGGATCATCCAGTGA
- a CDS encoding sugar phosphate nucleotidyltransferase, with product MSKRAVILAGGKGTRLRPYTTVLPKPLMPIGEYPILEVIVKQLVKSGFSHITMAVNHQAQLIRAFFQDGSRWNTKIDYSLEDKPLGTMGPLKLISDLPNDFLVMNGDVLTDIDFANFYQVHVQSKSIFTISSKKRQQMIDYGVLETDNDGLLTGFREKPAQNYEVSMGVYMVNQAALNFIPEDSIFGFDNLMLKLIKLDKPVSVRPHEGYWLDIGRPDDYEKAIEEFETMKNTLFHD from the coding sequence ATGTCTAAACGCGCGGTTATTCTAGCGGGTGGCAAAGGGACACGATTACGTCCTTATACTACTGTACTTCCTAAACCATTGATGCCTATTGGAGAATACCCTATCTTAGAAGTTATTGTTAAACAACTGGTAAAATCAGGATTTTCTCATATTACTATGGCCGTAAATCATCAAGCTCAATTGATCCGAGCTTTTTTCCAAGATGGAAGTAGGTGGAATACGAAGATTGATTATTCTTTAGAAGATAAACCGTTGGGCACGATGGGACCGTTGAAGTTGATTTCTGATCTGCCAAATGATTTTTTAGTAATGAACGGAGATGTACTTACGGATATAGATTTTGCTAATTTTTATCAAGTGCATGTTCAATCGAAATCTATCTTTACTATCTCATCCAAAAAAAGACAACAGATGATTGATTATGGAGTCTTAGAAACAGATAACGACGGACTTCTAACTGGTTTTCGAGAAAAACCTGCGCAAAATTATGAAGTAAGCATGGGTGTGTATATGGTAAACCAGGCTGCTCTAAATTTTATTCCTGAAGATAGCATTTTTGGATTTGATAACCTAATGCTAAAGTTAATTAAATTAGACAAACCTGTTTCAGTTCGACCGCATGAGGGCTATTGGTTAGACATTGGACGTCCGGACGATTATGAGAAAGCGATCGAAGAATTTGAAACAATGAAAAATACCTTATTTCATGATTGA
- a CDS encoding dTDP-4-dehydrorhamnose reductase family protein, with protein sequence MLSQKKILVLGVSGMLGNAVFRVLSENAEFEVQGTVRSIEYLRFFTKAESEKITSNMDVLNEDELLRLFSNIKPDIVVNCVGIIKQQKLAKDPITVLPINSLLPHRLSNLCKLVGARLILISTDCVFNGQKGNYTETDTPDAEDLYGRSKEIGEIREEPHVFTVRTSIIGHELNSNYSLVDWFLSQNGEVKGYKNAFFSGLPSCEIAEIIKTVIIPNPKLYGLYHISSDPISKFDLLSLVGEVYGKNNKILESEEVIVDRSLDSTKFRKETSYKPLPWKNLILLMKKYKEQYLDNIHV encoded by the coding sequence ATGTTGTCTCAGAAAAAAATACTGGTTTTAGGTGTATCGGGAATGTTGGGAAACGCAGTGTTTCGCGTTCTATCCGAGAACGCCGAATTTGAAGTTCAGGGAACAGTTAGAAGTATTGAATATTTGAGATTCTTTACGAAAGCGGAATCGGAAAAGATCACATCGAATATGGATGTTTTAAACGAGGACGAGTTACTTCGTTTATTTTCAAACATAAAACCGGATATCGTTGTTAATTGTGTGGGAATCATCAAACAGCAAAAATTGGCGAAGGATCCAATTACCGTTTTGCCCATCAATTCTCTTTTACCGCACAGACTTTCCAATCTATGCAAATTGGTCGGGGCCAGATTGATTTTGATCAGCACGGATTGTGTTTTTAACGGTCAAAAGGGGAATTATACAGAAACTGATACGCCCGATGCGGAGGATTTATACGGCAGATCTAAAGAAATCGGAGAAATCCGGGAAGAACCTCATGTGTTTACGGTACGCACTTCCATTATCGGCCATGAACTCAATTCGAACTATTCCTTGGTCGATTGGTTTTTATCACAAAACGGTGAAGTGAAAGGATATAAAAATGCCTTTTTTTCGGGGCTTCCTTCCTGTGAAATCGCCGAAATCATCAAGACAGTAATCATTCCCAATCCGAAACTCTATGGACTCTATCATATTTCTTCTGATCCTATTTCTAAATTCGATTTGCTGAGTTTAGTTGGAGAAGTGTATGGAAAAAATAATAAAATTTTAGAGAGCGAAGAAGTAATTGTAGATCGCTCTTTGGATTCAACCAAATTCAGAAAAGAAACTTCTTATAAACCTTTGCCATGGAAGAATTTAATTCTTTTGATGAAAAAGTACAAAGAACAATATTTGGATAATATCCATGTTTAA